A genome region from Ottowia testudinis includes the following:
- a CDS encoding ABC transporter substrate-binding protein translates to MTLIARYSVAVVLASCASAVWAQDIVIGLNQPLSGPNAAAGQERLTVTQALFDRVNAAGGIGGRKLKLQAMDDKFQNEQAAANYRDLAGGPAVALLSCSGTGACSAIAPEVNKLKLPVIAPIAGGGAMRSGGNPYIFNLRPTTLDEINAMVKQMLLVGQKNIALVYQNDGFGKSGQAAAEQVFKQNNVKPAGEFPVEPGGADADQVAAALAKLPGLHGVVMVASPNATVKTIVATRKAGSAAQFYNLAAQANAQVVKDLGTNTRGVVFAALVPHPWSTIVPIAKEYRDTVGTKANYSYAGMEFFIGAKLLVDAIKRAGPTVTRDTLVKALESMDEQHFGPMRVRYTSSDHEGSKYVNLTMIGQDGKFVQ, encoded by the coding sequence ATGACACTCATTGCCCGATATTCAGTCGCCGTCGTGCTGGCGTCGTGCGCCAGCGCCGTATGGGCGCAAGACATCGTGATCGGTTTGAACCAGCCGCTGTCCGGCCCCAACGCCGCGGCCGGCCAGGAGCGCCTGACCGTCACCCAGGCGCTGTTCGACCGCGTCAACGCGGCAGGCGGCATTGGCGGCCGCAAGCTCAAGCTGCAAGCCATGGACGACAAGTTTCAGAACGAGCAGGCCGCGGCCAACTACCGCGATCTGGCCGGCGGACCCGCCGTTGCCCTGCTCAGCTGCTCCGGCACTGGCGCCTGCTCGGCCATCGCGCCCGAGGTGAACAAGCTCAAGTTGCCGGTGATCGCGCCCATCGCCGGCGGCGGCGCCATGCGCTCGGGAGGCAACCCCTACATCTTCAACCTGCGCCCGACCACGCTGGACGAGATCAACGCCATGGTCAAACAGATGCTGCTCGTTGGCCAGAAGAACATTGCGCTGGTCTACCAGAACGACGGTTTCGGCAAAAGCGGGCAAGCGGCGGCCGAACAGGTGTTCAAGCAGAACAACGTCAAGCCGGCGGGTGAATTCCCGGTCGAGCCGGGCGGCGCCGACGCCGATCAGGTGGCCGCCGCGCTGGCCAAGCTGCCCGGCTTGCACGGCGTGGTGATGGTGGCCTCGCCCAACGCCACGGTCAAAACCATCGTCGCCACCCGCAAGGCGGGCAGCGCGGCGCAGTTCTACAACCTGGCGGCGCAGGCCAACGCCCAGGTGGTCAAGGACCTGGGCACCAACACCCGCGGCGTGGTGTTTGCCGCGCTGGTGCCGCACCCCTGGTCGACCATCGTGCCGATCGCCAAGGAATACCGCGACACCGTGGGCACCAAGGCCAACTATTCGTACGCGGGCATGGAGTTTTTCATCGGCGCCAAGCTGCTGGTCGATGCGATCAAGCGCGCCGGCCCCACCGTCACTCGGGATACGCTGGTCAAAGCGCTCGAATCCATGGACGAGCAGCACTTCGGCCCCATGCGCGTTCGCTACACGTCCAGCGACCATGAAGGCTCGAAGTACGTCAACCTGACCATGATCGGGCAGGACGGCAAGTTCGTGCAGTAA
- a CDS encoding ABC transporter substrate-binding protein codes for MNAPTRSFSRRLLLSRSAAVAGASSAGLLLPQIVRAQGSKVRVGFMLPYTGTYAQLGVAIENGVRMAIAEKGGKLGGREIEWFKVDDESEPSKGVENANKLVQRDKVDILIGTVHSGVQMGIQKVARDSGVLSIIPNAGVLAATRALCAPNVFRTSFSNSQPTMALGKPMMDKGLKKAVWITWKYAAGDEAFEGFKDSYTKAGGTIVKELGLPFPNVEFQALLTEIASLKPDAVACFFAGAAAAKFMKDYAAAGLQGKIPLYGSGFLTEGVLQAAGPAAEGVYSTLHYADSLDTPRNKQFRTAYAGQFKLQPDVYAVQGYDSGQLLVQGLAAVKGDMSNKAALYKALETTVIDSPRGKWSMSKAHNPVQDIYLRVVEKGDNKVLGVAAKALADSGTGCKL; via the coding sequence ATGAACGCACCAACTCGCAGCTTCAGCCGCCGTCTGCTGCTCTCCCGCAGCGCCGCCGTGGCCGGCGCCAGCTCGGCCGGTTTGCTGCTGCCACAGATCGTGCGCGCGCAGGGCAGCAAGGTGCGCGTGGGCTTCATGCTGCCCTACACCGGCACCTACGCTCAACTGGGCGTGGCGATCGAAAACGGTGTGCGCATGGCGATCGCCGAAAAAGGCGGCAAGCTCGGCGGGCGCGAGATCGAGTGGTTCAAGGTCGACGACGAATCCGAGCCGTCCAAGGGCGTCGAAAACGCCAACAAGCTGGTGCAGCGCGACAAGGTCGACATCCTGATCGGCACCGTGCACTCGGGCGTGCAGATGGGCATCCAGAAGGTGGCGCGCGATTCGGGTGTGCTCAGCATCATCCCCAACGCCGGCGTACTGGCCGCCACGCGCGCGCTGTGCGCGCCCAACGTGTTCCGCACCAGCTTCAGCAACAGCCAGCCGACCATGGCCCTGGGCAAGCCAATGATGGACAAGGGCCTGAAAAAGGCCGTGTGGATCACCTGGAAGTACGCCGCGGGCGATGAGGCTTTCGAGGGTTTCAAGGACAGCTACACCAAGGCTGGCGGCACCATCGTCAAGGAGCTGGGCCTGCCCTTCCCCAACGTCGAGTTCCAGGCGCTGCTGACCGAGATCGCGAGCCTGAAACCCGATGCCGTGGCCTGCTTCTTCGCTGGCGCGGCCGCGGCCAAGTTCATGAAGGACTACGCCGCCGCCGGGCTGCAGGGCAAGATTCCGCTCTACGGTTCGGGCTTTTTGACCGAGGGCGTGCTGCAGGCCGCCGGCCCCGCCGCCGAAGGCGTGTACAGCACGCTGCACTACGCCGATTCGCTGGACACGCCGCGCAACAAGCAGTTCCGCACCGCCTACGCGGGCCAATTCAAGCTGCAGCCCGACGTGTACGCCGTGCAGGGCTACGACTCGGGTCAGCTGCTGGTGCAGGGCCTGGCCGCCGTCAAGGGCGACATGTCGAACAAGGCGGCGCTCTACAAGGCGCTGGAGACCACCGTCATCGACAGCCCGCGCGGCAAGTGGAGCATGAGCAAGGCCCATAACCCGGTGCAGGACATTTACCTGCGCGTGGTCGAAAAGGGCGACAACAAGGTGCTGGGCGTGGCGGCCAAGGCGCTGGCCGATTCGGGCACAGGCTGCAAGCTTTAG
- a CDS encoding branched-chain amino acid ABC transporter permease codes for MDFANFLIQTLNSVQYGLLLFMLAAGLTLIFGIMGVVNLAHGSFYMLGAYLAFSLSSRLGSFTAAILVGTLLSVIFGLVLERLLFRHFYHRDHLDQVLLTFGLIYIFEEARSLLWGDDVHGVAIPPLLSGSITLTENQSYPVYRLFMMGVCVLLAVGLYLLINKTRLGMKIRAGAFNREMTESLGINIKLIHAVVFAIGVALASVAGMIAAPVSSVYPGMGSSVLIMCFVVVVIGGIGSVRGALIAALLVGFVDTFGKVLLPQVAGMLVYMLMAAVLLFKPEGLFKQ; via the coding sequence GTGGACTTCGCCAACTTTCTGATTCAAACGCTCAACAGCGTGCAGTACGGGCTGCTGCTGTTCATGCTGGCGGCCGGGCTGACGCTGATCTTCGGCATCATGGGCGTGGTCAACCTGGCGCATGGCAGCTTCTACATGCTGGGCGCGTACCTGGCGTTTTCGCTCTCGTCGCGGCTGGGCAGCTTCACGGCGGCGATCCTGGTCGGCACGCTGCTGTCGGTGATCTTCGGACTGGTGCTGGAGCGTCTGCTTTTCCGCCACTTCTACCACCGCGACCACCTGGATCAGGTGCTGCTGACCTTCGGGCTGATCTACATCTTTGAAGAAGCGCGCTCGCTGCTGTGGGGCGACGACGTGCACGGCGTGGCGATTCCGCCGTTGCTCTCGGGCTCGATCACGCTGACGGAAAACCAGTCCTACCCCGTCTATCGCCTGTTCATGATGGGCGTGTGCGTGCTGCTGGCCGTCGGGCTGTACCTGCTCATCAACAAGACGCGCTTGGGCATGAAGATTCGCGCCGGAGCATTCAACCGCGAGATGACGGAGTCGCTCGGCATCAACATCAAGCTGATCCATGCGGTGGTGTTCGCCATCGGCGTGGCGCTTGCCTCGGTGGCGGGGATGATCGCGGCGCCCGTCTCCAGCGTGTATCCCGGCATGGGTTCGTCGGTGCTGATCATGTGCTTCGTGGTGGTGGTGATCGGCGGCATCGGCTCGGTGCGCGGCGCGCTGATCGCGGCGCTGCTGGTCGGCTTTGTCGACACCTTCGGCAAGGTCCTGCTGCCGCAGGTGGCGGGCATGCTGGTGTACATGTTGATGGCGGCGGTGCTGCTGTTCAAGCCTGAAGGGCTATTCAAGCAATGA
- the selD gene encoding selenide, water dikinase SelD — translation MTESPSVIASAAEPRLTSLSHGGGCGCKIAPGVLSGILRGTTQMPVPTELLVGIETSDDAAVYKLNAHQALVATTDFFMPIVDDPFDFGRIAATNALSDVYAMGGTPIMALAIVGMPINVLSVETIGKILEGGASVCRAAGIPIAGGHTIDSVEPIYGLVALGLVHPDRVQRNAGAQAGDVLVLGKPLGVGIYSAALKKEKLGADGYAHMIGATTLLNTPGPALAALPGVHALTDVTGFALAGHALELARGAGVTVQIDWPAVPLLPGVRELAAQGIVTGASGRNWAAYGHDVALPDSFADAERALLTDPQTSGGLLVACAPDSAQAVLDVFKAQGFGGAAVVGHVLPRGDRALAVTT, via the coding sequence ATGACCGAATCGCCTTCCGTTATCGCCAGCGCCGCCGAACCGCGCCTGACCTCACTCAGCCACGGCGGCGGCTGCGGCTGCAAGATCGCGCCAGGGGTGCTGTCCGGCATCCTGCGCGGCACCACGCAGATGCCGGTGCCGACCGAGCTGCTGGTGGGCATCGAAACCTCGGACGATGCCGCCGTCTACAAGCTCAACGCGCACCAGGCGCTGGTGGCCACCACCGATTTCTTCATGCCCATCGTCGACGACCCGTTCGACTTTGGACGCATCGCCGCCACCAACGCGCTTTCCGACGTGTACGCCATGGGCGGCACGCCCATCATGGCGCTGGCCATCGTGGGCATGCCGATCAATGTGCTGTCGGTCGAGACGATCGGCAAGATTCTGGAAGGCGGCGCCAGCGTGTGCCGCGCGGCGGGCATTCCCATCGCGGGCGGCCACACCATCGACTCGGTCGAGCCCATCTACGGCCTGGTCGCCTTGGGTTTGGTGCACCCCGATCGCGTCCAGCGCAACGCCGGCGCGCAAGCGGGCGATGTGCTGGTGCTGGGCAAACCGCTGGGCGTGGGCATTTATTCAGCGGCGCTCAAGAAGGAAAAGCTCGGTGCCGACGGCTACGCCCACATGATCGGCGCCACCACGCTTCTGAACACCCCCGGCCCCGCGCTGGCCGCCCTGCCCGGCGTGCACGCGCTGACCGACGTCACCGGTTTCGCGCTGGCCGGCCACGCGCTGGAACTGGCGCGCGGCGCTGGCGTCACGGTGCAGATCGACTGGCCCGCCGTGCCGCTGCTGCCGGGCGTGCGCGAACTGGCCGCGCAAGGCATCGTCACCGGCGCCTCGGGCCGCAACTGGGCGGCGTATGGGCACGACGTGGCGCTGCCCGACAGCTTTGCCGACGCCGAGCGTGCGCTGCTGACCGACCCGCAGACCAGCGGAGGCCTGCTGGTGGCGTGCGCGCCGGACAGCGCCCAAGCCGTACTGGATGTTTTCAAAGCGCAAGGGTTTGGCGGCGCAGCGGTGGTTGGGCATGTCCTGCCGCGCGGTGACCGGGCGTTGGCCGTAACCACCTGA
- a CDS encoding M16 family metallopeptidase: MSLTYSSFRAAVLVAAFALSGVPVAHAQLQPPAAGSPATAVSQFKLANGLTVIVKPDRRAPTAVHMLWVRVGSIDEVDGKSGVAHVLEHMMFKGTDKLAPGEFSRRVAQVGGRENAFTSMDYTGYYQQVPANRLGDVMALEADRFAHNRYSDDEFAKELAVVKEERRMRTDDNPRAVLGEQQSAVTFIASPYRRPVIGWMGDLDALTAHDAREFYKTWYTPANAAVVVVGDVDPPAVLALAKKHYGGIKTHALPERKPRPEPAQIGPRRIEVKAPAEQALVSLNFRVPKMTSLEPSPDNDDALALTVLSAVLDGYSGARLDRALTQGPDRVADSAGAGNGLLGRGPQLFSLTGVPADGKTAAQVESALRAQVARIAQEGVSEAELARVKTQWVASEVYKRDSVMGQAQELGHYWIQGLPLDADERLMARLRGVTAAQVQAVAQRYFGDEQLTVATLLPQPRDPNAKPRVAPAGARH, from the coding sequence ATGTCATTGACCTATTCCTCGTTTCGCGCCGCCGTGCTGGTGGCTGCATTCGCCCTCTCTGGCGTCCCCGTTGCCCACGCGCAGTTGCAACCGCCTGCGGCCGGGTCGCCCGCCACGGCCGTCAGCCAGTTCAAGCTGGCCAACGGCCTCACCGTCATCGTCAAACCCGACCGCCGCGCGCCCACGGCGGTGCACATGCTGTGGGTGCGCGTGGGCTCGATCGACGAGGTCGACGGCAAGAGCGGCGTGGCCCACGTGCTGGAGCACATGATGTTCAAGGGCACCGACAAGCTGGCGCCGGGCGAGTTCTCGCGCCGCGTGGCGCAGGTGGGCGGGCGCGAGAACGCTTTCACCAGCATGGACTACACCGGCTACTACCAGCAGGTGCCCGCCAACCGCCTGGGCGACGTGATGGCGCTGGAGGCCGACCGCTTTGCCCACAACCGCTACAGCGACGACGAGTTCGCCAAGGAGCTGGCGGTGGTCAAGGAAGAGCGCCGCATGCGCACCGACGACAACCCGCGCGCTGTGCTGGGCGAGCAGCAGAGTGCCGTCACCTTCATCGCCTCGCCGTACCGCCGCCCGGTGATCGGCTGGATGGGCGACCTGGACGCGCTGACAGCGCACGACGCGCGCGAGTTCTACAAGACCTGGTACACCCCCGCCAACGCCGCCGTGGTGGTGGTGGGCGACGTCGATCCGCCCGCCGTGCTGGCGCTGGCCAAAAAGCACTACGGCGGCATCAAGACCCACGCCTTGCCTGAGCGCAAGCCGCGCCCCGAGCCGGCGCAGATCGGCCCGCGCCGCATCGAGGTGAAGGCGCCGGCCGAGCAGGCGCTGGTGTCGCTCAACTTCCGCGTACCGAAGATGACCTCGCTCGAGCCCTCGCCCGACAACGACGACGCGCTGGCGCTCACCGTGCTGTCGGCCGTGCTCGACGGCTACAGCGGCGCCCGGCTCGATCGCGCGCTGACGCAGGGGCCGGATCGCGTGGCCGACAGTGCCGGCGCCGGCAACGGCCTGCTGGGGCGCGGCCCGCAGCTGTTCAGCCTGACCGGCGTGCCCGCCGACGGCAAGACCGCAGCGCAGGTGGAGTCCGCACTGCGCGCGCAGGTGGCGCGCATCGCGCAAGAGGGCGTGAGCGAGGCCGAGTTGGCCCGCGTCAAAACCCAATGGGTGGCCAGCGAGGTCTACAAGCGCGATTCCGTCATGGGCCAGGCGCAGGAGCTGGGCCACTACTGGATCCAGGGCCTGCCGCTGGACGCCGACGAGCGCCTGATGGCGCGCCTGCGCGGCGTGACGGCGGCCCAGGTGCAGGCGGTGGCGCAAAGGTATTTCGGCGACGAGCAGTTGACGGTGGCCACGCTGCTGCCGCAGCCGCGTGATCCCAATGCCAAGCCGCGGGTGGCGCCGGCGGGGGCGCGGCATTGA
- a CDS encoding NAD(P)/FAD-dependent oxidoreductase: MNSSRKHLVLLGAGRTHLQVLKSLARQGSAGMSVTLVAPHPYYIEAGMLPAHVAGDCALDDLRIPLDRLVEASGAAFVPAHVISLDASGRRVQLSSGDALPYDVLSVNVEPAVPREQIEEQMPGARRNALFTHPLENFVQLWPQLQSLAQERALQVAVVGSDVPAIELAMAVAHALAAPHGSRVTLVAGDNPLLADQPALQRRVLARLKALNITVLQDRCVGMDGRALQLATGATLVCDAPLLADGATTPAWLLQAGLQANDAGEPAVNERLQSDSHRQIFIVPDGAPLEVGPVLDANLRTAIAGGTFKKAPPAGSRLRVVACGGGQAIAVWGPLGLEGREVWHWKDRRDRRQLAGLFEA; encoded by the coding sequence GTGAATTCTTCCCGGAAGCACCTCGTGCTGCTTGGCGCCGGGCGCACCCACCTGCAGGTCCTGAAGTCGCTGGCGCGCCAGGGCAGCGCCGGCATGAGCGTCACCCTGGTGGCGCCGCACCCCTACTACATCGAGGCCGGCATGCTGCCCGCCCATGTCGCTGGCGACTGCGCCCTGGACGACCTGCGCATTCCGCTGGACCGCCTGGTCGAAGCCAGCGGCGCCGCCTTTGTGCCCGCGCACGTGATCTCGCTGGACGCCAGCGGGCGGCGTGTACAGCTGTCCAGCGGCGACGCACTGCCCTATGACGTGCTGTCCGTCAACGTCGAGCCGGCCGTGCCGCGCGAGCAGATCGAGGAGCAGATGCCCGGCGCGCGGCGCAACGCGCTGTTCACCCATCCGCTCGAAAACTTCGTGCAGCTGTGGCCGCAACTGCAGTCGCTGGCGCAAGAACGCGCGCTGCAGGTGGCCGTGGTCGGCAGCGACGTGCCGGCCATCGAGCTGGCTATGGCCGTGGCCCACGCGCTGGCCGCACCCCACGGCAGCCGCGTGACGCTGGTGGCGGGCGACAACCCGCTGTTGGCCGATCAACCCGCGTTGCAGCGCCGCGTGCTGGCGCGCCTGAAGGCGCTGAACATCACCGTGCTGCAGGATCGCTGCGTCGGCATGGACGGCCGCGCACTGCAACTGGCCACCGGCGCCACGCTGGTGTGCGACGCGCCCCTGCTGGCGGACGGCGCCACCACGCCCGCCTGGCTGCTGCAAGCCGGCTTGCAGGCCAACGACGCCGGCGAGCCGGCGGTCAACGAACGGCTGCAGAGCGACAGCCACCGCCAGATCTTTATCGTGCCCGACGGTGCCCCCCTCGAAGTGGGCCCCGTTCTGGACGCCAACCTGCGCACCGCCATTGCCGGCGGCACCTTCAAGAAGGCGCCGCCCGCCGGCTCGCGCCTGCGCGTGGTGGCGTGCGGCGGCGGCCAGGCCATCGCGGTCTGGGGCCCGCTGGGTCTGGAAGGGCGCGAAGTTTGGCACTGGAAAGACCGGCGCGACCGCCGGCAGCTCGCCGGCTTGTTCGAGGCCTGA
- a CDS encoding ABC transporter ATP-binding protein, with protein sequence MSEVLLSARNLTKKFGGLAAVNDVSVDLWRQRIHCVIGPNGAGKSTLTNLLSGDLPPTSGSITLGAHEITTASPEQISRRGLGRSYQKTNIFLPFTVWENVRLAAQSRAAQQPFNPLRWLQSARADAAVNQRAEQALELAGLTARRDFIAGAASHGEQRQLEIAMTLATNPQVLLLDEPLAGMGVAEAERMVELLLRLKTHHAMMLVEHDIDAIFALADHLTVMVNGTVIASGEPAAIRADRSVQAAYLGEDH encoded by the coding sequence ATGAGTGAAGTCCTCCTCAGCGCCAGGAACCTGACCAAGAAATTCGGCGGCCTGGCCGCCGTCAACGACGTGTCGGTCGACCTGTGGCGCCAGCGCATCCACTGCGTCATCGGGCCCAACGGCGCCGGCAAGTCAACCCTGACCAACCTGTTGTCGGGCGACTTGCCGCCCACGTCGGGCAGCATCACGCTGGGCGCGCACGAGATCACCACCGCGTCGCCCGAGCAGATTTCGCGCCGGGGCCTCGGCCGCAGCTACCAGAAGACCAACATCTTCCTGCCCTTCACGGTGTGGGAGAACGTGCGCCTGGCCGCGCAATCGCGCGCCGCGCAGCAGCCCTTCAACCCGCTGCGCTGGCTGCAAAGCGCTCGCGCCGACGCCGCCGTGAACCAGCGCGCCGAGCAGGCACTGGAACTGGCGGGCCTCACCGCCCGCCGTGACTTCATCGCGGGCGCCGCCAGCCACGGCGAGCAGCGCCAGCTGGAGATCGCCATGACGCTGGCCACCAACCCGCAGGTGCTGCTGCTCGACGAGCCGCTGGCGGGGATGGGCGTGGCAGAGGCCGAGCGCATGGTCGAGCTGCTGCTGCGCCTTAAAACCCACCACGCCATGATGCTGGTCGAGCACGACATCGACGCCATCTTCGCGCTGGCCGACCACTTGACGGTGATGGTCAACGGCACCGTGATCGCCAGCGGCGAACCCGCCGCCATCCGCGCCGACCGCAGCGTGCAGGCGGCGTACCTCGGGGAGGATCACTGA
- a CDS encoding ABC transporter ATP-binding protein has product MHTYYGASHILKGVNFSVRRGETIGLMGRNGMGKSTLLKSIMGLVKPRRGGVLVMGKPMTGRAPYEIAQLGVAYVPEGRGIFGNLSVVENLKMAARAGTRGQRDWTYERVLDTFPRLAERLNHGGQQLSGGEQQMLTIGRALMTNPDVLILDEATEGLAPLIAREIWRICDVIRQTGISSVIVDKNWRHVTQVTDRNVILVKGEVVFEGTSEALRAQPELLTQHLGV; this is encoded by the coding sequence ATGCACACCTACTACGGCGCCAGCCACATCCTGAAAGGCGTCAACTTCTCTGTGCGGCGCGGCGAGACGATTGGCCTGATGGGCCGCAACGGCATGGGCAAGAGCACGCTGCTCAAGTCCATCATGGGCCTGGTCAAGCCGCGCCGCGGCGGCGTGCTGGTGATGGGCAAACCTATGACGGGCCGCGCGCCCTACGAAATCGCGCAACTGGGCGTGGCCTACGTGCCCGAGGGGCGCGGCATCTTCGGCAACCTCAGCGTGGTCGAAAACCTGAAGATGGCCGCCCGCGCCGGCACGCGCGGCCAGCGCGACTGGACGTACGAGCGCGTGCTGGACACCTTCCCGCGCCTGGCCGAACGCCTGAACCACGGCGGCCAGCAACTGTCGGGCGGCGAGCAGCAGATGCTCACCATCGGCCGTGCGCTGATGACCAACCCTGACGTGCTGATCCTGGACGAGGCCACCGAAGGCCTGGCGCCGCTGATCGCGCGCGAGATCTGGCGCATCTGCGACGTGATCCGCCAGACCGGCATCAGCAGCGTCATCGTCGACAAGAACTGGCGCCACGTGACGCAGGTGACCGATCGCAACGTCATCCTGGTCAAGGGCGAGGTGGTGTTCGAGGGCACGTCCGAAGCCCTGCGCGCGCAGCCGGAGTTGCTGACGCAGCA
- a CDS encoding branched-chain amino acid ABC transporter permease, which yields MSAPQSHLETLPRSIQFVLALGLIALIAFPFVGSEFYQQMVARMMILAIFAMSLDLLQGVTGLVSLGHAAYFGLGGYALALMSSDSGAVSLWWTLPAAVLVAGLFALVIGFFVVRTRGIYFIMVTMAFAQMLFFLVFDNKELNVLGLFPLKLGGSDGVYINFKPDAGLFDLENKRVFYYFVLACLVGVYVFLRRVLWSPFGRALAGIRVNEHRMRAVGFGSFGYKLTAFTLAGALAGLAGYLWGAQTGFINPELMGFHMSAHAIMMVILGGMGNFAGAIVGAFAFEFMLELFKDLPAIGDFNTGKHWQLWMGLFIVAVIVFAPRGLLGLLARFTGRKEAGHE from the coding sequence ATGAGCGCACCGCAATCCCATCTCGAAACCCTGCCGCGCAGCATCCAGTTCGTGCTGGCGCTGGGCTTGATCGCGCTGATCGCCTTCCCCTTTGTCGGCAGTGAGTTCTATCAGCAGATGGTGGCGCGCATGATGATCCTGGCCATCTTCGCGATGAGCCTGGACCTGCTGCAGGGCGTCACCGGCCTGGTGTCGCTGGGGCACGCAGCCTACTTCGGCCTGGGCGGCTACGCGCTGGCGCTGATGTCGTCCGACAGCGGTGCCGTGAGCCTGTGGTGGACGCTGCCTGCTGCGGTATTGGTAGCGGGTCTGTTTGCGCTGGTGATCGGCTTCTTCGTGGTGCGCACGCGCGGCATCTACTTCATCATGGTGACGATGGCGTTCGCGCAGATGCTGTTCTTTCTGGTGTTCGACAACAAGGAACTGAACGTACTCGGCCTGTTCCCGCTGAAGCTGGGGGGCTCCGACGGCGTCTACATCAACTTCAAGCCCGATGCTGGCCTGTTCGATCTGGAGAACAAGCGCGTCTTCTACTACTTCGTGCTGGCGTGCCTGGTGGGGGTGTACGTGTTTCTGCGCCGCGTGCTGTGGAGTCCCTTTGGCCGCGCGCTGGCCGGTATCCGCGTCAACGAGCACCGCATGCGCGCGGTGGGTTTCGGCAGCTTTGGCTACAAGCTCACAGCCTTCACGCTGGCGGGCGCGCTGGCCGGGCTGGCGGGCTATCTGTGGGGCGCGCAGACAGGCTTCATCAACCCCGAGCTGATGGGTTTTCACATGAGCGCGCACGCGATCATGATGGTGATTCTGGGCGGCATGGGCAACTTTGCCGGCGCCATCGTCGGCGCCTTCGCGTTCGAGTTCATGCTGGAGCTGTTCAAGGACCTGCCCGCCATCGGCGACTTCAACACCGGCAAGCACTGGCAGCTGTGGATGGGCCTGTTCATCGTCGCGGTGATCGTGTTCGCGCCGCGCGGGCTGCTGGGCCTGCTGGCGCGTTTCACGGGCCGCAAAGAGGCAGGCCATGAGTGA
- the ftsY gene encoding signal recognition particle-docking protein FtsY: MFSFFRRKKAESTPGEVPAALSVETTAPAKDPVLPLDDLERQALAAEPRDGVADDSAERAASAAPPGGFVSRWFGGAAAPAPVAPPAGVPAPPVTPPAATEIEAARADLAPLIAEKDLELAPTSDTAQAARVGWMDRLKTGLKRTGSSISTVFIGTQIDDALYEDLETALLMADAGVPATEFLLQDLKRRVKEVRATDTAQVKGLLRDAVADMLAPLERPLVVGVYHPTVIMVSGVNGAGKTTSIGKLTKHLADAGASVLLAAADTFRAAAREQLAVWADRTQVEIITQQGADPSAVAFDAVGAGRARRKDVVLIDTAGRLPTQKHLMEELTKIRRVVTKADITAPHEVLLVIDGNTGQNALAQVKAFDAAAPLTGLIVTKLDGTAKGGVLCAIAREKPVPVYFIGVGERLEDLQTFKAREFAEALVG; this comes from the coding sequence ATGTTCAGTTTTTTCCGCCGCAAAAAAGCCGAGTCCACGCCCGGCGAGGTGCCCGCCGCGCTTTCCGTCGAGACCACCGCGCCCGCCAAGGATCCCGTTTTGCCGCTGGACGATCTGGAGCGTCAGGCGCTGGCCGCGGAGCCGCGGGATGGCGTGGCCGACGATTCGGCCGAGCGGGCAGCCAGCGCCGCGCCCCCGGGCGGGTTCGTGTCACGCTGGTTTGGCGGCGCCGCCGCGCCAGCGCCCGTGGCGCCGCCTGCGGGAGTGCCTGCGCCACCGGTCACACCTCCGGCAGCTACAGAAATAGAAGCTGCTCGCGCTGATTTGGCACCGCTGATAGCCGAAAAAGACCTTGAACTGGCCCCCACTTCCGACACCGCCCAAGCCGCGCGCGTGGGCTGGATGGATCGCCTCAAAACGGGCCTGAAACGCACCGGCAGCAGCATCAGCACGGTCTTTATCGGCACGCAGATCGACGACGCGCTGTACGAAGATCTGGAAACGGCGCTCTTGATGGCCGACGCGGGCGTGCCAGCGACCGAGTTTCTGCTGCAGGATTTGAAGCGCCGCGTGAAGGAAGTGCGCGCCACCGACACCGCGCAGGTGAAAGGCCTGCTGCGCGATGCCGTGGCCGACATGCTGGCACCGCTGGAGCGCCCGTTGGTGGTGGGCGTGTACCACCCGACCGTGATCATGGTCAGCGGCGTCAACGGCGCGGGCAAGACCACCAGCATCGGCAAGCTGACCAAGCACCTGGCCGACGCTGGCGCCAGTGTGCTGCTGGCGGCGGCCGACACCTTCCGCGCCGCCGCGCGCGAGCAATTGGCCGTGTGGGCCGACCGCACCCAGGTCGAAATCATCACCCAGCAGGGCGCCGACCCGTCCGCCGTGGCCTTCGACGCCGTGGGCGCCGGCCGCGCGCGCCGCAAGGACGTGGTGCTGATCGACACCGCCGGGCGCCTGCCGACGCAAAAGCACCTGATGGAAGAGCTGACCAAGATCCGCCGCGTGGTGACCAAGGCCGACATCACCGCGCCGCACGAGGTGCTGCTGGTGATCGACGGCAACACGGGTCAGAACGCACTGGCGCAGGTCAAGGCGTTCGATGCCGCCGCGCCGTTGACCGGGCTGATCGTGACCAAGCTCGACGGCACCGCCAAGGGCGGCGTGCTGTGCGCCATCGCGCGCGAGAAGCCGGTGCCGGTGTACTTCATCGGCGTCGGCGAGAGGCTGGAAGATTTGCAGACCTTCAAGGCGCGCGAATTCGCCGAGGCGCTGGTGGGGTGA